A single window of Helicobacter pylori NCTC 11637 = CCUG 17874 = ATCC 43504 = JCM 12093 DNA harbors:
- a CDS encoding DUF1882 domain-containing protein, which produces MTEMELKLIKIDTSHYFEKKPGLGERVDYAGRCYYNKFQRVNAMLTSSLIQKHLKREIEIAHNLILRNDKVENIVFDYNGRNPERFYHKAQLLLREEGFMNFTAYNTKTPGHLHLYVHKGHTELGEGERLVKTLSMKLAQGLPKEWKVFPSNEWPKEFNILALPYEVFAKERGSSWAKHL; this is translated from the coding sequence ATGACAGAAATGGAATTAAAGCTCATTAAGATAGACACAAGCCATTATTTTGAAAAAAAACCAGGCTTGGGGGAGAGGGTGGATTATGCGGGGCGTTGCTACTATAATAAATTCCAAAGAGTGAATGCCATGCTCACAAGCTCGCTCATTCAAAAGCATTTGAAAAGGGAAATAGAAATCGCGCACAATCTCATCTTGCGTAACGATAAGGTGGAAAACATTGTGTTTGATTATAACGGGAGGAACCCGGAGCGTTTTTATCATAAGGCGCAGTTATTGCTTCGTGAGGAAGGTTTTATGAATTTTACCGCTTATAACACGAAGACGCCAGGGCATTTGCATTTGTATGTGCATAAGGGGCATACGGAATTAGGCGAGGGTGAAAGGCTGGTTAAAACTTTGTCTATGAAATTAGCGCAAGGGTTGCCGAAAGAATGGAAGGTCTTCCCTAGCAATGAATGGCCTAAGGAATTTAATATTTTAGCTTTACCTTATGAAGTGTTTGCAAAAGAGCGAGGGAGCTCTTGGGCGAAGCATTTATAA
- a CDS encoding virB2 type IV secretion protein: MKTKHKGIRMFNQIRRMMSLAILMPSFLLAAPDYKQKFTQILDFISNDFIKAIGGLIIVGTCIYAYKNWDRLGEIGWKCVGIIIITAAISNAKTLSQWLF; this comes from the coding sequence ATGAAAACAAAACATAAAGGAATAAGAATGTTTAATCAAATTCGTAGAATGATGAGTTTGGCAATATTAATGCCTAGTTTTTTATTGGCGGCGCCAGATTACAAACAAAAATTCACTCAAATATTGGATTTCATAAGCAATGACTTTATCAAGGCTATTGGTGGTCTAATCATTGTTGGGACTTGCATTTACGCCTATAAAAATTGGGACAGGCTTGGAGAAATTGGTTGGAAATGCGTTGGGATTATCATTATAACCGCTGCTATTTCTAATGCTAAAACTTTAAGTCAATGGTTATTTTAG
- a CDS encoding type IA DNA topoisomerase, which produces MKDSVIIIESPNKVEKIKQLTGAEVYATIGHFTNLIGVDIENNFACKFEIKEDKAKKINFLINACRDKKVYIATDPDREGYGIGYQFYEKIKNVASEIYRAEFHEITPSGIENGLKNAVLFSRSNTNLYQSFLGRIASDQVVGFALTSYLRKSLNLSELSAGRVQTPALALICKRDQEIRDFDKLDAEEKVEYQIQANIVCNEKEVIIKHVRANEKNELVDFKFKDKNEASQFLKDLKDGLGSMSVLVSVKESLSNKEPKKPFTTSKLLSQASKSLKIPTKEIAQLAQKLFEAGLITYHRTDSEFLSPEYLKEHEVFFKPIYPSVYQYREYKAGKNSQAEAHEAIRITHLHALKDLEKVCSDAKISEELALKLYQLIYANTICSQSRNALYNQYDCIFKIKSESFKLSFKLLQEKGFLEIEELIQGKEELNKEEQESEIENFSLKENDSVPLKEVFIKKIEKPSPKPYKESAFIPLLESEGIGRPSTYASFLDLLLKRKYISIDTKTNAITPTSQGLEVISFFKKDKEVDFIALTSKDKSKLGNTTKQFEECLDLIMRGEASYEKFMLEVISKLKSTAKFYQTQSTDNNMPTDKQLELIDKICKDKKLQKPCQEILQNKEKCSDWIAEHVKEKPSQKQLNLVKKICEECKLAMPTNKILNDKFAISKWIDKHKKPKK; this is translated from the coding sequence ATGAAAGATAGCGTGATTATCATTGAAAGCCCTAATAAGGTTGAAAAGATTAAACAACTAACAGGTGCGGAAGTTTATGCAACTATAGGGCATTTTACTAACCTTATAGGCGTAGATATTGAAAATAATTTTGCTTGTAAGTTTGAAATCAAAGAAGACAAGGCTAAGAAAATAAATTTTTTAATTAATGCTTGTAGGGACAAAAAAGTCTATATCGCTACTGACCCTGATAGAGAGGGCTATGGTATTGGCTATCAATTTTATGAAAAAATTAAAAATGTAGCTAGTGAAATTTATCGTGCAGAATTTCATGAGATCACACCAAGCGGTATTGAAAATGGATTAAAAAATGCGGTGTTATTTTCTCGTTCTAACACTAATTTATACCAATCATTCTTAGGTAGGATTGCAAGCGATCAGGTTGTTGGATTTGCTCTAACAAGTTATTTAAGAAAAAGTTTGAATCTTAGTGAATTGAGCGCTGGTAGAGTGCAAACTCCAGCTCTAGCTTTAATCTGCAAAAGAGATCAAGAAATAAGGGATTTTGATAAGTTGGATGCTGAAGAAAAAGTAGAATATCAAATCCAAGCTAATATTGTGTGCAATGAAAAAGAAGTGATTATTAAGCATGTAAGAGCGAATGAAAAAAACGAACTAGTGGATTTTAAATTTAAAGACAAAAACGAAGCATCTCAATTTTTAAAAGATCTAAAGGACGGATTAGGCTCTATGAGTGTTCTAGTTTCAGTAAAAGAAAGTCTATCCAATAAAGAACCCAAAAAACCTTTCACCACCTCTAAACTTTTATCCCAAGCGAGCAAATCCTTAAAAATACCCACTAAAGAAATCGCACAACTTGCTCAAAAACTCTTTGAAGCTGGTCTCATCACTTATCACAGAACTGATAGTGAGTTTTTGAGTCCTGAGTATCTCAAAGAACATGAAGTGTTTTTTAAACCTATTTATCCGAGTGTTTATCAATACAGGGAGTATAAGGCTGGCAAAAACTCACAAGCTGAAGCGCATGAAGCCATAAGAATTACACATCTGCATGCTTTAAAAGACTTAGAGAAAGTGTGCAGTGACGCTAAAATAAGCGAAGAATTAGCGCTGAAGTTGTATCAACTTATTTATGCCAATACAATTTGTTCTCAAAGTAGAAACGCCTTATACAATCAATACGATTGTATCTTTAAAATTAAAAGCGAGAGTTTTAAGCTCTCTTTCAAACTTTTACAAGAAAAGGGTTTTTTAGAGATTGAAGAACTCATTCAAGGCAAAGAAGAACTTAACAAGGAAGAACAAGAAAGTGAAATAGAAAACTTTTCATTAAAAGAAAATGATAGTGTCCCGTTAAAAGAAGTTTTTATTAAAAAAATAGAAAAACCCAGTCCTAAACCTTATAAAGAAAGCGCCTTTATTCCCTTATTAGAAAGCGAGGGGATTGGTCGTCCCAGCACTTATGCGAGCTTCTTAGATCTTCTTTTGAAGCGTAAATATATTAGCATTGATACAAAAACTAACGCCATCACCCCTACTAGTCAAGGATTAGAAGTGATTTCATTTTTCAAAAAAGATAAAGAAGTGGATTTCATCGCTCTTACAAGCAAGGATAAGAGCAAATTAGGAAACACTACCAAACAATTTGAAGAATGTTTGGATTTAATTATGAGAGGTGAAGCTAGTTATGAAAAGTTCATGCTTGAAGTCATAAGCAAATTAAAAAGTACCGCCAAGTTTTATCAAACACAATCTACTGACAACAACATGCCTACTGATAAGCAACTTGAACTCATAGACAAAATCTGTAAAGATAAAAAATTACAAAAACCCTGTCAAGAAATCCTGCAGAACAAGGAAAAATGTTCTGATTGGATTGCAGAGCATGTTAAAGAAAAACCTAGTCAAAAACAACTGAATCTGGTTAAAAAAATTTGTGAAGAGTGTAAATTAGCAATGCCCACCAATAAAATATTGAATGACAAATTCGCTATCTCTAAATGGATTGATAAACACAAAAAGCCAAAGAAATGA
- a CDS encoding type IV secretion system protein, with the protein MSKRSEVLGQFYGGLKNLELQTKRRMDLWGDLKENEEQTLLLGEIENELKQLENKENLKADNNTEFKEENQDTKENQPNDLFSLPLPTQTTINGSEEFVEEPVIETEEKETPQNEPIQEKKERIFKNFFFRIGFDKSIAPTMLFEEVRDASVIYHLEKKLGDYIFYVACFFFGTTALLIILLIVLLPLKQKEPYLVQFSNNKENFALVQKADSTITANKALIRSLVGAYVLNRESITHIEQHEKMRQNTIKEQSSNEVWYEFEKLIAHYDSIYTNPLLTRKVKIANIYLDKDLAYIDIEVSLYHSGELESLKRYKVVMSFEFKKQEINFDSMSLNPTGFMVTGYDVTEIAILKDLDEKNKVKDDGVKSRIIHTEKKDPHMSQYKDVKEQ; encoded by the coding sequence ATGTCAAAAAGAAGCGAAGTTTTAGGACAATTTTATGGCGGTTTAAAAAATTTAGAATTACAAACTAAAAGACGCATGGATTTGTGGGGCGATCTAAAAGAGAATGAAGAACAAACTTTGCTTTTAGGAGAAATTGAAAATGAATTAAAGCAATTAGAAAACAAAGAAAATCTTAAAGCAGACAACAACACAGAATTTAAAGAAGAAAATCAAGACACTAAAGAAAACCAGCCTAACGATTTGTTTTCTTTGCCATTGCCCACTCAAACCACCATCAATGGAAGTGAAGAATTTGTAGAAGAGCCTGTGATAGAAACAGAGGAAAAAGAAACACCCCAAAACGAGCCAATCCAAGAAAAAAAAGAAAGAATTTTTAAAAACTTTTTCTTCAGAATAGGCTTTGATAAAAGCATTGCCCCTACAATGCTCTTTGAAGAAGTGAGAGATGCAAGCGTTATCTATCATTTAGAGAAAAAATTAGGCGATTATATCTTTTATGTAGCGTGTTTCTTCTTTGGCACAACAGCGTTGCTTATTATCTTACTGATTGTTCTGTTGCCCTTAAAACAAAAAGAGCCGTATTTAGTGCAATTTTCCAACAATAAAGAAAATTTTGCTTTAGTTCAAAAGGCAGATAGCACCATTACAGCCAATAAAGCTCTTATTCGTTCATTAGTGGGAGCGTATGTGCTAAACAGGGAAAGCATTACTCATATTGAGCAACATGAAAAAATGCGTCAAAACACCATTAAAGAGCAAAGTTCCAATGAAGTATGGTATGAATTTGAAAAACTCATCGCTCATTATGACAGCATTTACACTAATCCTTTACTCACAAGAAAAGTAAAGATTGCAAATATTTACTTAGATAAAGATTTAGCCTATATTGACATTGAAGTGAGCTTGTATCATAGTGGAGAATTAGAGAGCCTAAAGCGTTATAAAGTGGTGATGAGTTTTGAATTCAAAAAACAAGAAATCAATTTTGACTCCATGTCTTTAAATCCTACAGGCTTTATGGTTACAGGTTATGATGTGACTGAAATTGCGATTTTAAAAGATTTAGATGAGAAAAATAAAGTCAAAGATGATGGTGTGAAATCTAGGATTATCCATACCGAGAAAAAAGACCCTCATATGAGCCAATATAAAGATGTTAAGGAACAATAA
- a CDS encoding TrbG/VirB9 family P-type conjugative transfer protein, with amino-acid sequence MKKFTLSLFLYCALLSAEEDIFRNNTNETDPTSSFEHGKENNNLIPAKSDSLESFKEQENKEKAKQLMDLKALQSVYFSKSRKLQDNNFNVLYVAGNTNKIRLRYAMTTTFIFDNDPIIYVSLGDPSGFELTYPTNDHYDLSSMLVIKPLLIGVDTNLTVVGASGTIYTFYLFSTTYTSKFQSYFSVFVSNKRAIGKLNILSKNELEKREREQWAKTETNTNSSNQQDKQKLDYRKINYESKEIDDGKFIRIGDEVNHIFIEKAKINRGYLQKPKHKRTWWSLWLYKKPSDDALDIKALDVFDDGKYTYFRYDRDQAFSKFPYTYKVVDGYDNPINSRVVGNYIIAEDVSKKWTLRSGKEYVCVRRDKHKYQKSKDFMRLKRLLEQDEAMKAKRNNIHLVEDTTPQPKNAISVTELLAQIKNQTPNEKCRALNEEEVKTLEEVKNIIKAPKPLQKDLKNKLKKHTIKTHYCVPIPYIERPKTTDSLEKNKKGLNNTPKQNQANPIKESEK; translated from the coding sequence ATGAAAAAATTCACTCTATCGCTATTTTTGTATTGCGCTTTACTTAGCGCTGAAGAGGATATTTTTAGAAACAATACCAATGAAACTGATCCTACAAGTTCTTTTGAACATGGCAAAGAAAACAACAATCTTATCCCAGCAAAATCTGATAGTTTAGAAAGTTTCAAAGAACAAGAAAACAAAGAAAAAGCCAAACAACTTATGGATTTAAAAGCCTTACAGAGCGTGTATTTTTCTAAAAGTAGAAAATTGCAAGACAATAATTTCAATGTCTTGTATGTGGCAGGCAACACCAACAAAATCCGCTTACGCTATGCGATGACCACCACTTTTATTTTTGATAATGATCCCATTATCTATGTGAGTTTAGGCGATCCTAGCGGTTTTGAACTCACTTACCCTACTAATGATCATTACGATTTATCCAGCATGCTAGTGATCAAACCCTTGCTTATAGGGGTGGATACAAACCTAACCGTAGTCGGAGCGAGCGGAACAATTTATACTTTTTACTTGTTTAGCACCACTTACACTAGCAAATTTCAAAGCTATTTTTCAGTGTTTGTCTCTAATAAAAGGGCTATCGGTAAGCTCAATATTTTGTCTAAAAACGAGCTGGAAAAAAGAGAGCGAGAACAATGGGCTAAAACAGAAACAAATACAAATAGCTCTAATCAACAAGACAAACAAAAGCTTGACTATAGAAAAATCAATTATGAGAGCAAGGAAATTGATGATGGCAAGTTTATAAGAATTGGAGATGAAGTCAATCACATTTTCATTGAAAAAGCTAAAATCAATCGTGGTTATTTGCAAAAACCCAAACACAAACGCACCTGGTGGAGTTTGTGGCTCTATAAAAAACCCAGTGATGACGCGCTTGATATAAAGGCGCTAGATGTCTTTGATGATGGCAAATACACTTATTTTAGATATGACAGAGATCAAGCCTTTTCAAAATTTCCTTACACCTATAAGGTTGTAGATGGGTATGATAATCCTATCAATAGCCGTGTGGTAGGGAATTACATTATTGCTGAAGATGTTTCTAAAAAATGGACTTTAAGGAGCGGTAAGGAATATGTGTGCGTAAGAAGAGATAAACACAAATACCAAAAATCTAAGGACTTCATGCGTTTAAAAAGGCTTTTAGAGCAAGATGAAGCCATGAAAGCCAAACGAAACAACATTCACTTGGTTGAAGACACTACGCCTCAACCTAAAAATGCCATTAGCGTAACGGAGTTGTTAGCTCAAATCAAAAACCAAACTCCAAATGAAAAATGCCGAGCCTTAAATGAAGAAGAAGTTAAGACTTTAGAAGAAGTTAAAAACATCATAAAAGCTCCCAAGCCTTTGCAAAAAGATTTGAAAAACAAGCTCAAAAAACACACCATCAAAACCCATTATTGCGTGCCTATCCCCTATATAGAAAGACCAAAAACCACTGATAGTTTAGAGAAGAATAAAAAGGGTCTGAATAACACCCCAAAACAAAATCAAGCAAACCCTATTAAAGAGAGTGAAAAATAA
- a CDS encoding DNA transformation compentancy, with amino-acid sequence MGFFRVIRNAPIASIFIVLMLIFCAWFFLYDDSSPKAVKKYVKGKFPISDYLYKQAGEKKILPQNNVVKQETKEERIKKSCKGQITDSKGNLIDDDCNIIATQKQVNNLPTLPKDIRELPNR; translated from the coding sequence ATGGGCTTTTTTAGAGTAATTAGAAACGCACCGATTGCAAGTATCTTTATTGTTTTGATGCTTATTTTTTGCGCATGGTTTTTCCTTTATGATGATAGCTCGCCTAAAGCAGTGAAAAAATATGTTAAAGGTAAGTTTCCAATCTCTGACTATCTCTACAAACAAGCGGGTGAAAAGAAAATCCTACCACAGAACAATGTCGTTAAACAAGAGACTAAAGAAGAAAGAATTAAAAAATCTTGTAAGGGTCAGATAACAGATAGTAAGGGTAATTTAATAGATGATGATTGCAATATTATAGCCACTCAAAAACAAGTTAATAATTTACCAACCTTACCAAAAGATATACGTGAATTACCCAACCGCTAA
- a CDS encoding RNA-guided endonuclease InsQ/TnpB family protein yields MLNAIKFRIYPNAQQKELISKHFGCSRVVYNYFLDYRQKQYAKGIKETYFTMQKVLTQIKRQEKYHYLNECNSQSLQMALRQLVSAYDNFFSKRARYPKFKSKKNAKQSFAIPQNIEIKTETQTIALPKFKEGIKAKLHRDLPKDSVIKQAFISCIADQYFCSLSYETKEPIPNPTIIKKAVGLDMGLRTLIVTSDKIEYPHIRFYQKLEKKLTKAQRRLSKKVKGSNNRKKQAKKVSRLHLACSNTRDDYLHKISNEITNQYDLIGVETLNIKALMKTYHSKSLANASWGKFLTMLEYKAQRKGKTLLGIDRFFPSSQLCSYCGVNTGKKHESITKFTCPHCKTTHHRDYNASVNIRNYALGMLDDRHKVKTDKARVGIIRSDYTHHTNECVKACGASSNGVSSKYGNILDLASYGAMKQEKAQSL; encoded by the coding sequence TTGCTTAACGCTATCAAGTTTAGAATTTATCCTAACGCTCAACAAAAAGAGCTTATTTCTAAACATTTTGGCTGTTCTAGGGTGGTGTATAACTACTTTTTAGATTACCGACAAAAGCAATACGCAAAAGGCATTAAAGAAACTTACTTCACCATGCAAAAAGTCTTAACCCAAATCAAGCGGCAAGAAAAATACCATTACCTCAATGAATGCAATTCTCAAAGCTTGCAAATGGCGTTAAGACAGCTGGTGAGCGCTTATGATAATTTCTTCAGTAAAAGAGCGAGATACCCTAAATTCAAATCCAAGAAAAACGCTAAACAATCTTTTGCAATCCCTCAAAACATAGAAATCAAAACAGAAACTCAAACCATCGCTCTCCCTAAATTCAAAGAGGGCATTAAGGCTAAATTACACAGAGACTTGCCTAAAGATAGCGTTATCAAACAGGCTTTTATTTCTTGCATAGCGGATCAATATTTTTGTTCTCTATCCTATGAAACTAAAGAGCCTATCCCTAACCCCACCATTATCAAAAAAGCGGTAGGTTTAGACATGGGCTTAAGAACGCTCATTGTTACAAGCGATAAAATAGAATACCCACACATTCGCTTTTATCAAAAATTAGAAAAGAAACTCACTAAAGCGCAAAGGAGGTTGAGTAAAAAAGTAAAAGGTTCCAACAACAGGAAAAAACAAGCTAAAAAGGTATCCAGATTGCATTTAGCTTGTTCAAACACTAGAGATGACTACTTGCATAAAATCAGTAATGAGATAACCAATCAATACGATTTGATAGGAGTAGAAACTTTGAATATTAAAGCTCTTATGAAAACCTATCATTCTAAAAGCCTTGCTAATGCGAGTTGGGGGAAATTCCTTACTATGTTGGAATACAAAGCCCAAAGAAAAGGCAAAACCCTATTAGGCATAGACAGATTTTTCCCTAGCTCTCAATTATGTTCTTATTGTGGGGTCAATACAGGCAAAAAACATGAAAGCATCACTAAATTCACTTGTCCTCATTGTAAAACCACACACCACAGAGATTATAATGCGAGCGTCAATATCAGAAACTACGCTTTAGGCATGCTAGATGATAGGCATAAAGTAAAGACAGATAAAGCTAGGGTAGGGATTATCCGAAGCGATTACACTCATCACACTAATGAGTGTGTCAAAGCTTGTGGAGCTTCCTCTAACGGGGTTAGTTCTAAATATGGAAACATATTGGATCTAGCTAGTTATGGAGCTATGAAGCAAGAAAAAGCCCAATCGCTTTAG
- the tnpA gene encoding IS200/IS605 family transposase, with the protein MNKDRGMRKNHYPLRGYIPTNRSKHNLKAHLILVCKYRKKLLQGDLNNFIKSVIDEIATQSNLIIIAMESDIDHLHLMVQYIPRMSISSIIAKIKQITTYRVWRDKRFIPLLQKHFWKEKTFWTDGFFACSIGEANPETIKAYIENQG; encoded by the coding sequence ATGAATAAGGATAGAGGAATGAGAAAAAACCATTATCCATTAAGAGGGTATATTCCAACCAACAGAAGTAAGCATAATCTAAAAGCCCATTTGATTTTAGTGTGTAAATACAGAAAAAAGTTATTGCAAGGGGATTTGAACAACTTTATTAAGTCTGTTATAGATGAGATAGCCACCCAAAGCAATCTCATTATCATTGCGATGGAAAGCGATATAGATCATTTGCACTTAATGGTTCAATATATCCCTAGAATGTCTATTAGTTCCATTATTGCTAAAATCAAACAAATCACTACTTATAGAGTTTGGCGCGATAAAAGATTTATCCCCTTATTGCAAAAACACTTTTGGAAAGAAAAAACTTTTTGGACTGATGGATTTTTTGCTTGCTCTATCGGTGAGGCTAACCCTGAAACGATCAAGGCGTATATAGAAAATCAAGGTTAG
- a CDS encoding CpaF/VirB11 family protein — translation MISNLLKSYLDDFMPILSQPDLNEVVFNKEKEYFLHRPKEKVRCFNEKFTNDYLLVFCEQLAIFRNQKFTLKTPKLNTSLPYTQIRINALHPSIIASSNISINIRVPSNFKFEINAFKLSEKCLAKNITYDFLLNLVSAGKNILISGGTASGKTSFVNSLIENIPKNERVVTIEDSPELKISNEDQVNILVDKSGSGFFTYEDGLNAAMRMSPDRLLLGEIDTHNTALFLRLANTGHSGMISTLHANSVVDAFIAICQNINLNKGGKPTPKETLLDYFCTGMDYVIQIKKKGSDRIIDDVLNVKSEFKKELVL, via the coding sequence ATGATTTCTAATCTTTTAAAAAGTTACCTTGATGACTTTATGCCTATTTTAAGCCAGCCTGATTTAAATGAAGTGGTTTTTAATAAAGAAAAAGAGTATTTCTTGCACCGCCCAAAGGAAAAAGTGAGGTGTTTTAATGAAAAATTTACTAATGATTATTTGTTAGTTTTTTGTGAGCAATTAGCCATTTTTAGAAACCAAAAATTCACTCTAAAAACGCCTAAGTTAAACACTTCTTTGCCTTACACACAAATTAGAATTAACGCATTACACCCTAGCATTATTGCTAGTTCTAATATTTCTATCAATATCAGAGTGCCTAGCAATTTCAAGTTTGAAATTAACGCCTTTAAATTAAGTGAGAAATGTCTGGCTAAAAACATTACCTATGATTTTTTACTTAACTTAGTAAGTGCAGGTAAAAATATTTTAATCAGTGGTGGCACAGCTAGTGGTAAGACTAGCTTTGTTAATTCCTTGATTGAAAATATTCCTAAAAACGAAAGGGTGGTTACTATTGAAGATAGTCCTGAGTTAAAAATCAGTAACGAAGATCAAGTCAATATTTTAGTAGATAAAAGTGGGAGCGGATTTTTTACTTATGAAGATGGCTTAAATGCGGCTATGAGAATGTCTCCTGATAGATTATTATTAGGCGAAATTGACACGCATAACACTGCGTTATTTTTGCGTTTAGCAAATACTGGGCATAGCGGAATGATAAGCACCTTGCACGCTAATAGTGTAGTAGATGCTTTTATAGCTATTTGTCAGAATATAAACTTGAATAAAGGCGGTAAGCCTACGCCCAAAGAAACGCTTTTAGATTATTTTTGCACTGGTATGGACTATGTTATCCAAATCAAAAAAAAAGGTAGCGATAGGATAATTGATGATGTTTTAAATGTTAAAAGCGAATTTAAAAAGGAGTTGGTGTTATGA
- the tnpA gene encoding IS200/IS605 family transposase, with the protein MNKDRGMRKNHYPLRGYIPTNRSKHNLKAHLILVCKYRKKLLQGDLNNFIKSVIDEIATQSNLIIIAMESDIDHLHLMVQYIPRMSISSIIAKIKQITTYRVWRDKRFIPLLQKHFWKEKTFWTDGFFACSIGEANPETIKAYIENQG; encoded by the coding sequence ATGAATAAGGATAGAGGAATGAGGAAAAACCATTATCCATTAAGGGGGTATATTCCAACCAACAGAAGTAAGCATAATCTAAAAGCCCATTTGATTTTAGTGTGTAAATACAGAAAAAAGTTATTGCAAGGGGATTTGAATAACTTTATTAAGTCTGTTATAGATGAGATAGCCACCCAAAGCAATCTCATTATCATTGCGATGGAAAGCGATATAGATCATTTGCACTTAATGGTTCAATATATCCCTAGAATGTCTATTAGTTCCATTATTGCTAAAATCAAACAAATCACTACTTATAGAGTTTGGCGCGATAAAAGATTTATCCCCTTATTGCAAAAACACTTTTGGAAAGAAAAAACTTTTTGGACTGATGGATTTTTTGCTTGCTCTATCGGTGAGGCTAACCCTGAAACGATCAAGGCGTATATAGAAAATCAAGGTTAG
- a CDS encoding RNA-guided endonuclease InsQ/TnpB family protein gives MLNAIKFRIYPNAQQKELISKHFGCSRVVYNYFLDYRQKQYAKGIKETYFTMQKVLTQIKRQEKYHYLNECNSQSLQMALRQLVSAYDNFFSKRARYPKFKSKKNAKQSFAIPQNIEIKTETQTIALPKFKEGIKAKLHRDLPKDSVIKQAFISCIADQYFCSLSYETKEPIPNPTIIKKAVGLDMGLRTLIVTSDKIEYPHIRFYQKLEKKLTKAQRRLSKKVKGSNNRKKQAKKVSRLHLACSNTRDDYLHKISNEITNQYDLIGVETLNIKALMKTYHSKSLANASWGKFLTMLEYKAQRKGKTLLGIDRFFPSSQLCSYCGVNTGKKHERITKFTCPHCKTTHHRDYNASVNIRNYALGMLDDRHKVKTDKARVGIIRSDYTHHTNECVKACGASSNGVSSKYGSILDLASYGAMKQEKAQSL, from the coding sequence TTGCTTAACGCTATCAAGTTTAGAATTTATCCTAACGCCCAACAAAAAGAATTGATTTCTAAACATTTTGGCTGTTCTAGAGTCGTGTATAACTACTTTTTAGATTACCGGCAAAAGCAATACGCAAAAGGCATTAAAGAAACTTACTTCACCATGCAAAAAGTCTTAACCCAAATCAAGCGGCAAGAAAAATACCATTATCTCAATGAATGCAATTCTCAAAGCTTGCAAATGGCGTTAAGACAGCTGGTGAGCGCTTATGATAATTTCTTCAGTAAAAGAGCGAGATACCCTAAATTCAAATCCAAGAAAAACGCTAAACAATCTTTTGCAATCCCTCAAAACATAGAAATCAAAACAGAAACTCAAACCATCGCTCTCCCTAAATTCAAAGAGGGCATTAAGGCTAAATTACACAGAGACTTGCCTAAAGATAGCGTTATCAAACAGGCTTTTATTTCTTGCATAGCGGATCAATATTTTTGTTCTCTATCCTATGAAACTAAAGAGCCTATCCCTAACCCCACCATTATCAAAAAAGCGGTAGGTTTAGACATGGGCTTAAGAACGCTCATTGTTACAAGCGATAAAATAGAATACCCACACATTCGCTTTTATCAAAAATTAGAAAAGAAACTCACTAAAGCGCAAAGGAGGTTGAGTAAAAAAGTAAAAGGTTCCAACAACAGGAAAAAACAAGCTAAAAAGGTATCCAGATTGCATTTAGCTTGTTCAAACACTAGAGATGACTACTTGCATAAAATCAGTAATGAGATAACCAATCAATACGATTTGATAGGAGTAGAAACTTTGAATATTAAAGCTCTTATGAAAACCTATCATTCTAAAAGCCTTGCTAATGCGAGTTGGGGGAAATTCCTTACTATGTTGGAATACAAAGCCCAAAGAAAAGGCAAAACCCTATTAGGCATAGACAGATTTTTCCCTAGCTCTCAATTATGTTCTTATTGTGGGGTCAATACAGGCAAAAAACATGAAAGAATCACTAAATTCACTTGTCCTCATTGTAAAACCACACACCACAGAGATTATAATGCGAGCGTCAATATCAGAAACTACGCTTTAGGCATGCTAGATGATAGGCATAAAGTAAAGACAGATAAAGCTAGGGTAGGGATTATCCGAAGCGATTACACTCATCACACTAATGAGTGTGTCAAAGCTTGTGGAGCTTCCTCTAACGGGGTTAGTTCTAAATATGGAAGCATATTGGATCTAGCTAGTTATGGAGCTATGAAGCAAGAAAAAGCCCAATCGCTTTAG